A part of Stegostoma tigrinum isolate sSteTig4 chromosome 6, sSteTig4.hap1, whole genome shotgun sequence genomic DNA contains:
- the LOC132209785 gene encoding cell surface glycoprotein 1-like codes for MGQPGARASLVSPKPGPHRSARSQDPIGQPCARTPSASTQPGPHRARTPLVSLEPGPQRSAQSQDPIGQPKARAPSDSTDPATHRSSQSQDPIGQPRSRTPSVSPEPGPHQSAQSWDPVGQPRARIPSVSPKPGPHRSAHSQETIGQHTARKPLVSPKPGPYQSAQSQDPSGQPKARTPSVSPEPGPHWSAQSQNPIFSPEPGPYRSARSQVPIGQHMARTPSASTQPGLHRSALSQDPISQHGARTPWVSPEPGPHWTPSASTQPGPHRSALSQDPIFSPEPGPHRSAQSRNPISHHNAKAPLFSTEPGPHWSARRQDPIFSPEQGPHRSAQRQEPSGQHTASTPLVSMEPGPHGSAWSQVPIGQPRARTPSVSTQPGPQQSAWRQDAIGQPGSRTPSINLEPGPHRSAQIQQPIGHPSAWTPSVNPELGPRWSAQSQDPIGQPRVRIPSVSPKPGPHRSAHSQETIGQPKARTLSVSTEPGPQRSAQSRDPIGQPRSRTTSVSPEPEPHLQPRVRTPSTRARTLSVSTQPGPHRSVRSQDPIGQPRSRAPSVSPEPGPHRSAWSQDPIGQPCARTQSASTQPGPHRSAQSQDPIDLPRSSNPSVIPEPGPHRSALSQDPNNQPGDWTPSVNPEAGPHRSAQSRDPIDLPRSSNPSFIPEPGPHRSAQSQVPIGQPKARTPSVSTQPGNYWSAQSQDPISQP; via the exons ATGGGTCAGCCCGGAGCCAGGGCCTCATTGGTCAGCCCTAagccaggaccccatcggtcagcacggagccaggaccccatcggtcAGCCCTGTGCCAGGACCCCATCGGCCAGCACACagccaggaccccatcg AGCTAGGACCCCGTTGGTCAGCCTAGAGCCAGGACCCCAGCGGTCAGCCCAGAGCCAGGATCCCATCGGTCAGCCCAAAGCCAGGGCCCCATCGGACAGCACAGATCCAGCAACCCATCGGTCATCCCagagccaggaccccatcggtcAGCCCAGATCTAGGACCCCATCGGTCAGCCCAGAGCCAGGACCCCATCAGTCAGCCCAGAGCTGGGACCCCGTTGGTCAGCCCAGAGCCAGGATCCCATCGGTCAGCCCAAagccaggaccccatcggtcAGCACACAGCCAGGAAACCATCGGTCAGCACACAGCCAGGAAACCATTGGTCAGCCCAAAGCCAGGACCCTATCAATCAGCACAGAGCCAGGACCCCAGCGGTCAGCCCAAAGCCAGGACCCCATCGGTTAGCCCAGAGCCAGGACCCCATTGGTCAGCCCAGAGCCAGAACCCCATCTTCAGCCCAGAGCCAGGACCGTATCGGTCAGCACGCAGCCAGGTCCCCATCGGTCAGCACATGGCCAGGACCCCATCGGCCAGCACACAGCCAGGACTCCATCGGTCAGCACTGAGCCAGGACCCCATCAGTCAGCACGGAGCCAGGACCCCATGGGTCAGCCCGGAGCCAGGGCCTCATTG GACCCCATCGGCCAGCACACagccaggaccccatcggtcAGCCCTGAGCCAGGACCCCATCTTCAGCCCTgagccaggaccccatcggtcAGCCCAGAGCCGGAATCCCATCAGCCATCACAACGCCAAGGCCCCATTGTTCAGCACGGAGCCAGGTCCCCATTGGTCAGCACGGAGGCAGGACCCCATCTTCAGCCCAGAGCAAGGACCCCATCGGTCAGCCCAGAGACAGGAACCCAGCGGTCAGCACACAGCTAGTACCCCATTGGTCAGCATGGAGCCAGGTCCCCATGGGTCAGCATGGAGCCAGGTCCCCATCGGTCAGCCCagagccaggaccccatcggtcAGCACACAGCCAGGACCCCAACAGTCAGCTTGGAGACAGGACGCCATCGGTCAACCCGGAAGCAGGACCCCATCGATCAACCTAGAGCCGGGACCCCATCGATCTGCCCAGATCCAGCAACCCATCGGTCATCCCAGTGCCTGGACCCCATCGGTCAACCCAGAGCTAGGACCCCGTTGGTCAGCCCagagccaggaccccatcggtcAGCCCAGAGTCAGGATCCCATCAGTCAGCCCAAagccaggaccccatcggtcAGCACACAGCCAGGAAACCATCGGTCAGCCCAAAGCCAGGACCCTATCAGTCAGCACAGAGCCCGGACCCCAGCGGTCAGCCCAGAGCCGGGACCCCATTGGTCAGCCCAGATCCAGGACCACATCGGTCAGCCCAGAGCCAGAACCCCATCTTCAGCCCAGAGTCAGGACCCCATCG ACCAGAGCCAGGACCCTATCGGTCAGCACACagccaggaccccatcggtcGGTACGCagccaggaccccatcggtcAGCCCAGATCCAGGGCCCCATCCGTCAGCCCTgagccaggaccccatcggtcAGCATGGAGCCAGGATCCCATCGGTCAGCCCTGTGCCAGGACACAATCGGCCAGCACACagccaggaccccatcggtcAGCACAGAGCCAGGACCCCATCGATCTGCCCAGATCCAGCAACCCATCAGTCATCCCagagccaggaccccatcggtcAGCCCTTAGCCAGGACCCCAACAATCAGCCTGGAGACTGGACGCCATCGGTCAACCCGGAAGCAGGACCCCATCGATCAGCCCAGAGCCGGGACCCCATCGATCTTCCCAGATCCAGCAACCCATCGTTCATCCCagagccaggaccccatcggtcAGCCCAGAGCCAAGTTCCCATCGGTCAGCCCAAagccaggaccccatcggtcAGCACACAGCCAGGAAACTATTGGTCAGCCCAAAGCCAGGACCCTATCAGTCAGCCCTGA